From the Streptomyces syringium genome, one window contains:
- the kdpC gene encoding K(+)-transporting ATPase subunit C codes for MNNSVSSTFRVMGAGLRALLVLTLVCGVIYPLVVTGVAQAVFHDKANGSEVTVDGRSVGSERLGQRYDLDKKDKDGNPLPDPKFFQPRASAAGANTENTQYKILVSGASNLAADSKVLLTGVEQRRADVAAFNGVSPSSVPVDALTASASGLDPDISPEYARLQAERVAKANGLSAAAVRKLVEDHTDGRILGFMGNERVNVLKLNIALRKLAAS; via the coding sequence ATGAACAACTCCGTAAGCAGTACGTTCCGCGTGATGGGGGCGGGGCTGCGGGCCCTGCTCGTCCTCACGCTGGTCTGCGGCGTGATCTACCCGCTGGTCGTCACCGGTGTGGCCCAGGCCGTCTTCCACGACAAGGCCAACGGCTCCGAGGTGACGGTGGACGGCAGGTCCGTCGGCTCCGAGCGGCTCGGCCAGCGCTACGACCTCGACAAGAAGGACAAGGACGGAAACCCGCTGCCCGACCCGAAGTTCTTCCAGCCGCGCGCCTCGGCGGCCGGCGCCAACACCGAGAACACCCAGTACAAGATCCTGGTGTCCGGTGCCTCCAACCTCGCCGCCGACAGCAAGGTCCTGCTGACCGGCGTCGAGCAGCGCCGCGCGGACGTCGCCGCCTTCAACGGCGTCTCCCCGTCGTCGGTCCCCGTGGACGCCCTCACCGCCTCCGCCTCCGGCCTAGACCCGGACATCTCCCCGGAGTACGCCCGCCTCCAGGCCGAGCGCGTCGCCAAGGCCAACGGCCTGTCGGCGGCCGCGGTCCGCAAGCTCGTGGAGGACCACACGGACGGCCGGATCCTGGGCTTCATGGGCAACGAGCGCGTCAACGTACTCAAGCTCAACATCGCCCTGCGGAAGCTCGCCGCCTCGTAG
- a CDS encoding arsenate reductase ArsC: MSEKPSVLFVCVHNAGRSQMAAAWLTHLAGDRVEVRSAGSAPADSVNPAVVEAMREVGIDITSQTPKILTVDAVQASDVCITMGCGDVCPVFAGKRYLDWKLEDPAGQGVEAVRPIRDRIKVLIEGLIAEIAPGKTP; the protein is encoded by the coding sequence CTGTCCGAGAAGCCCTCCGTTCTCTTCGTCTGTGTTCACAACGCCGGCCGCTCCCAGATGGCCGCCGCCTGGCTGACCCATCTGGCGGGCGACCGCGTCGAGGTCCGCTCCGCGGGGTCCGCCCCGGCCGACAGCGTCAACCCCGCCGTCGTCGAGGCCATGCGCGAGGTCGGCATCGACATCACCTCCCAGACCCCCAAGATCCTCACCGTCGACGCCGTCCAGGCATCGGATGTGTGCATCACCATGGGCTGCGGTGACGTCTGCCCGGTCTTCGCCGGCAAGAGGTACCTGGACTGGAAGCTCGAGGACCCGGCCGGTCAGGGCGTGGAGGCCGTCCGCCCGATCCGTGACCGGATCAAGGTCCTGATCGAGGGCCTGATCGCCGAGATCGCCCCGGGGAAGACGCCGTGA
- the ltrA gene encoding group II intron reverse transcriptase/maturase, with amino-acid sequence MAVLEPGNGTSDEFERYWAGINWPETERNVVRLRQRIFKASQEGDLKRVRNLQKLMLRSHSNTLSSVRRVTQRSTGKATAGVDGERALTHQGRAKLVAEIASESGLKTKPVRRVYIPKANGKKRPLGIPTIRDRVHQARAKNALEPEWEARFEARSYGFRPGRSCHDAIQAIFNVSAHKSARRLWVLDADLSAAFDRIDHRHLMRAIGGFPGRGMVLRWLKAGVMEGGRFAPTEEGTPQGGVISPLLLNIALHGMGEAAGAVANPQSNAGRVAPVLVRYADDFVALCATEGEAEDVKSRLEEWFRPRGLAFNEEKTKVVHLREGFDFLGFNVRRFNDKMIIKPSPDAVSRCKREMKKNVRQMAGAPVAAVIHRLNPIIRGWSTYYRAVVSKETFGKLDHYMWELLWRWAKRRHRKKGGRWIAARYWGTFRPGSQNRWIFGDRDTGDRLHQFAETKIVRHVSVKGPASKDDPTLTTYWAARRRSRPHPQADGKNRVLLAVRQRGLCPRCGHDLVAGDSYEPQSTREWVLWFTAATRGTHVHHVVHRHQGGSDDKKNLELIHAECHRRHHASDHQPRKLEKQP; translated from the coding sequence GTGGCCGTCCTCGAACCAGGGAACGGAACCTCGGACGAGTTCGAGCGGTACTGGGCCGGGATCAACTGGCCCGAGACCGAGCGGAACGTCGTGCGTCTGCGACAGAGGATCTTCAAGGCGTCCCAGGAAGGGGACCTCAAACGGGTCCGGAACCTTCAGAAGCTCATGCTGCGCTCCCACTCGAACACGCTCTCTAGCGTGCGCAGGGTGACCCAGCGCAGCACGGGGAAGGCAACGGCCGGCGTTGACGGCGAGCGCGCCCTGACCCATCAGGGCAGGGCGAAACTGGTCGCGGAGATCGCCTCCGAGTCCGGGCTCAAGACCAAGCCGGTCAGACGCGTATACATCCCGAAGGCGAACGGGAAGAAGCGGCCACTCGGAATCCCCACGATCAGGGACCGGGTCCACCAGGCCAGAGCGAAAAACGCACTGGAACCTGAATGGGAAGCCCGCTTCGAGGCGCGGAGCTACGGCTTCCGCCCCGGGCGGAGCTGCCACGATGCCATCCAAGCGATCTTCAACGTCTCCGCACATAAGTCTGCGCGGAGGCTGTGGGTCCTCGATGCGGATCTGTCAGCGGCCTTCGACCGGATCGACCATAGACACCTGATGAGGGCGATCGGGGGCTTTCCCGGAAGGGGCATGGTCCTGCGATGGCTCAAGGCGGGGGTTATGGAGGGCGGAAGGTTCGCCCCAACGGAGGAAGGAACTCCGCAGGGGGGAGTCATCAGCCCGCTCCTTCTCAACATCGCCCTGCACGGGATGGGTGAGGCGGCAGGAGCCGTGGCGAATCCGCAGTCCAATGCGGGGCGTGTGGCTCCGGTCCTGGTGAGGTACGCCGACGATTTCGTGGCGCTGTGCGCCACGGAGGGCGAGGCGGAGGACGTCAAGTCGCGGTTGGAGGAATGGTTCAGGCCCAGGGGACTGGCCTTCAATGAGGAGAAAACCAAGGTGGTCCACCTCAGAGAGGGCTTCGATTTCCTCGGCTTCAACGTCCGCCGGTTCAACGACAAGATGATCATCAAGCCGAGCCCGGACGCCGTGAGCCGATGCAAACGCGAGATGAAGAAGAACGTCCGGCAGATGGCGGGCGCTCCGGTGGCGGCGGTAATCCACCGGTTGAACCCGATCATCCGGGGATGGTCAACTTACTATCGCGCCGTCGTCTCCAAGGAAACGTTCGGAAAGCTCGATCACTACATGTGGGAACTGTTGTGGCGATGGGCTAAGCGAAGGCACCGCAAAAAGGGCGGCCGATGGATCGCCGCCCGGTATTGGGGGACCTTCCGTCCGGGCAGTCAGAACCGGTGGATATTCGGCGACCGGGACACCGGTGACAGACTCCACCAGTTCGCCGAGACCAAGATTGTCAGGCACGTGTCCGTCAAGGGCCCGGCGTCGAAGGACGACCCGACCCTGACCACGTATTGGGCGGCCAGGCGACGAAGTCGCCCGCACCCGCAGGCGGACGGAAAGAACCGCGTCCTCCTGGCGGTGCGACAGAGGGGCCTATGCCCCCGCTGTGGTCACGACCTGGTCGCCGGTGACAGCTACGAACCCCAGAGCACCCGCGAATGGGTGCTCTGGTTCACGGCAGCGACGCGGGGGACACACGTCCACCACGTCGTCCACCGGCACCAGGGCGGCTCGGACGACAAGAAGAACCTTGAACTCATCCACGCGGAATGTCACCGGCGACACCACGCCAGTGACCACCAGCCCCGGAAACTGGAGAAACAGCCATGA
- a CDS encoding ArsR/SmtB family transcription factor, with amino-acid sequence MMTSVDTDLIRVLADPLRLKIVTLLAHETLCTTHLVEETGAKQTNLSNHLRVLREAGVVETEPCGRFTYYKLKPEVIAALAGQFTELAEHARAAADRKRSCP; translated from the coding sequence ATGATGACGTCAGTCGATACTGATCTGATCCGGGTTCTCGCGGACCCGCTCAGGCTGAAGATCGTGACCCTGCTCGCCCACGAGACCCTGTGCACCACGCACCTGGTCGAGGAGACCGGCGCCAAGCAGACCAATCTCTCCAACCACCTGAGGGTGCTGCGGGAGGCCGGGGTCGTGGAGACCGAGCCCTGCGGGCGGTTCACCTATTACAAGCTGAAGCCCGAGGTCATCGCCGCTCTCGCCGGGCAGTTCACCGAGCTGGCCGAGCACGCCCGCGCCGCCGCCGACCGGAAGAGGTCCTGCCCGTGA
- the arsB gene encoding ACR3 family arsenite efflux transporter, whose product MTRTEAPAAVEEASVVAKLSTLDRFLAVWILIAMGLGLGLGRLIPGMNDALAKVEIGGISLPIAVGLLIMMYPVLAKVRYDKLDAVTGDKKLMVSSLVVNWVLGPALMFALAWIFLPDLPEYRTGLIVVGLARCIAMVIIWNDLACGDREAAAVLVALNSVFQVIAFGLLGWLYLDLLPGWLGLGNGEHLDISMWKIALNVVIFLGVPLLAGFLTRRIGERKMGREGYEQRFLPKIGPWALYGLLFTIVILFALQGKTITSQPGDVARIALPLLAYFAIMWFGTFALGKAIGLAYDRTATLAFTAAGNNFELAIAVAIATFGVTSGQALSGVVGPLIEVPVLVALVYVSLAWRRKFTAPEPAGAAG is encoded by the coding sequence GTGACCCGCACCGAAGCGCCCGCCGCCGTGGAAGAAGCCTCGGTCGTCGCGAAGCTCTCCACCCTCGACCGCTTCCTCGCGGTGTGGATCCTGATCGCCATGGGCCTCGGCCTCGGTCTGGGCCGGCTGATCCCCGGCATGAACGACGCACTCGCGAAGGTCGAGATCGGCGGCATCTCGCTGCCGATCGCGGTCGGCCTGCTGATCATGATGTATCCGGTGCTGGCGAAGGTCCGCTACGACAAGCTCGACGCCGTCACCGGCGACAAGAAGCTGATGGTGTCCTCGCTGGTCGTCAACTGGGTCCTGGGTCCCGCGCTGATGTTCGCGCTGGCGTGGATCTTCCTCCCCGATCTGCCCGAGTACCGCACCGGCCTGATCGTCGTCGGCCTCGCGCGCTGCATCGCCATGGTCATCATCTGGAACGACCTGGCCTGCGGCGACCGCGAAGCCGCCGCCGTCCTGGTCGCCCTGAACTCCGTCTTCCAGGTCATCGCCTTCGGCCTTCTCGGCTGGCTCTACCTCGACCTGCTCCCCGGCTGGCTCGGCCTCGGCAACGGCGAGCATCTCGACATCTCCATGTGGAAGATCGCGCTGAACGTGGTCATCTTCCTCGGCGTCCCGCTGCTGGCCGGCTTCCTCACCCGCCGTATCGGCGAGAGGAAGATGGGCCGCGAAGGCTACGAGCAGCGGTTCCTGCCGAAGATCGGGCCGTGGGCTCTGTACGGGCTGCTGTTCACGATCGTGATCCTCTTCGCCCTCCAGGGGAAGACCATCACCTCCCAGCCCGGCGACGTCGCGCGGATCGCGCTGCCGCTGCTGGCCTACTTCGCGATCATGTGGTTCGGCACCTTCGCCCTCGGCAAGGCCATCGGCCTGGCCTACGACCGCACCGCGACCCTCGCCTTCACGGCGGCGGGCAACAACTTCGAGCTGGCCATCGCCGTCGCCATCGCCACCTTCGGCGTCACCTCCGGCCAGGCCCTCTCCGGCGTCGTCGGCCCGCTCATCGAGGTCCCCGTCCTCGTCGCCCTGGTCTACGTCTCCCTCGCGTGGCGGCGGAAGTTCACCGCACCCGAGCCGGCCGGAGCCGCCGGATGA